In Geminocystis sp. NIES-3708, a single window of DNA contains:
- a CDS encoding glycosyltransferase family 2 protein, whose protein sequence is MEGSKSIFLFMFQPREITPLMYQIWLQKYNIKSKDYPVFKNISSSWHKPPLISIIMPVYNPDRKHLIEAIKSVQKQVYPHWQLCIADDASSETSGIKDILRAYEQKDYRIKVTFRSCNGHISAASNSALSLATGEFVALLDHDDVLHPLALWFVAESIVKNPNVGLIYSDHDKLSFDGKRYDPYFKCDFNLELMFTHNLVAHFSCYRLNLVNEIGGLREGFEGAQDYDLALRCIELLAADQIIHIPYVLYHWRMSNTSTSFTLKAKPYAATAAIKSVSDYLKRNNLPGRVVPHPELEGMNRIEPEFSSSSLPLVSIIIPTRNRLDLLKPCLDSIYSMTTYPSYEIIIVDNASTDPETKEFLTHLEQKGVNIIRDEGIFNYSRLNNLAAKEANGDLLCLLNNDTQIITPHWLEEMVFFAIKSDVGVVGAKLFYLDNRIEHCGVILGLSIHGIAGHSFDSLLPEEPGYMGRAKLQQEISAVTGACQLVRKSVFWGVNGLDESLAVNYNDIDFCLRVRRAGYRNILTPFAQLYHVRSASRGQDSTPEKFSRFEQEIEFMQQRWGYLLLKDPFYSSNLSLENDYTLAFPPRNS, encoded by the coding sequence TTGGAAGGAAGTAAAAGTATTTTCCTTTTCATGTTTCAGCCGAGAGAAATAACACCATTAATGTATCAAATTTGGCTTCAGAAATATAATATAAAATCAAAAGACTATCCAGTATTCAAAAATATAAGCAGTTCATGGCATAAACCTCCCCTTATTTCCATTATTATGCCTGTCTATAATCCAGACCGAAAGCATCTCATAGAGGCGATCAAGAGTGTTCAAAAACAGGTTTATCCTCATTGGCAATTATGTATCGCTGACGATGCTTCCTCGGAAACTTCTGGTATAAAGGATATTCTTCGTGCCTACGAACAAAAAGATTATCGCATTAAAGTAACCTTTCGTAGCTGTAATGGTCATATTTCTGCAGCGAGTAACTCGGCATTGAGCTTGGCAACGGGCGAATTTGTGGCATTACTGGATCATGATGATGTCTTGCATCCATTAGCTCTTTGGTTCGTAGCCGAATCAATTGTCAAAAATCCTAATGTCGGTCTAATTTACAGCGACCATGATAAATTATCCTTCGATGGGAAGCGTTATGATCCATACTTTAAGTGCGATTTCAATCTTGAATTGATGTTTACACATAATTTAGTCGCTCACTTCTCCTGTTATCGTCTTAATTTAGTCAATGAAATAGGAGGTTTGAGGGAAGGATTTGAGGGAGCACAAGACTATGATCTTGCGTTGAGATGTATTGAGCTTCTGGCGGCAGATCAAATTATTCATATTCCTTACGTTTTATATCACTGGCGAATGTCTAATACAAGTACATCGTTTACTCTCAAAGCCAAGCCTTATGCTGCTACTGCGGCGATAAAAAGTGTGTCAGATTATCTGAAAAGGAACAACTTACCGGGGAGAGTAGTCCCACATCCTGAACTTGAAGGGATGAATCGTATCGAACCAGAGTTTTCTTCTAGTAGTCTCCCGTTAGTTTCAATTATTATACCGACTCGAAACAGACTTGATCTGCTCAAACCTTGTCTTGATTCAATTTACTCTATGACCACTTACCCTTCTTATGAAATAATTATTGTAGATAATGCTAGTACAGATCCCGAAACCAAAGAGTTTTTAACACATTTAGAACAAAAAGGAGTAAATATTATTCGAGATGAAGGAATATTTAACTATTCCCGCTTAAATAATCTTGCGGCAAAAGAAGCAAACGGAGATCTTCTTTGTCTTTTAAATAATGATACCCAAATTATTACTCCTCATTGGCTTGAAGAAATGGTATTTTTCGCCATAAAATCTGATGTAGGTGTCGTCGGTGCTAAATTATTTTATCTGGATAATCGGATAGAACATTGTGGTGTTATACTTGGTCTGAGTATACATGGAATAGCAGGACATTCGTTTGATAGTTTATTGCCTGAAGAACCTGGATATATGGGTAGGGCAAAACTACAACAAGAAATAAGTGCTGTTACGGGTGCTTGTCAATTAGTGCGTAAGTCGGTATTCTGGGGAGTTAATGGTTTGGATGAGTCCCTAGCTGTTAACTACAATGATATAGATTTCTGTCTGAGAGTACGTCGTGCCGGTTATCGTAATATTTTGACTCCCTTTGCACAATTATATCATGTGAGATCCGCATCTCGTGGCCAAGATAGTACTCCCGAAAAGTTCTCCAGATTTGAGCAAGAGATAGAGTTCATGCAACAACGCTGGGGTTATTTGTTACTAAAAGATCCGTTCTATTCTTCAAATCTCAGTTTAGAAAATGACTATACTCTTGCATTTCCTCCTAGAAATTCGTAA
- a CDS encoding adenylyltransferase/cytidyltransferase family protein, whose amino-acid sequence MEQLSRHIVYTAGTFDLLHKGHVELFRKCNQIGNFLIVVLNTDNFIETYKGQPPILSYEEREAIIITNSFVNQVIPNVECEKCFYTIKNHAVAHGYGNMFSIVIGDDWNSENYPIQMGVSNIDLDLFHRVVKYVPRYKGISTTDIKNRIIKQWQKSSDCGEK is encoded by the coding sequence ATGGAACAATTATCAAGACATATAGTATATACGGCTGGGACATTTGACCTGTTGCATAAAGGACACGTTGAGTTATTTCGCAAGTGTAACCAAATAGGAAATTTCTTGATAGTTGTGCTAAATACAGATAATTTTATTGAAACATATAAAGGGCAACCACCTATTCTGTCTTATGAAGAGCGAGAAGCGATTATTATAACGAATAGTTTTGTGAATCAGGTTATTCCCAATGTTGAGTGTGAAAAATGTTTTTATACCATTAAAAATCATGCTGTTGCTCACGGATATGGCAATATGTTTAGTATAGTTATAGGTGATGATTGGAACTCTGAGAATTATCCGATTCAGATGGGTGTAAGCAATATTGATCTTGATTTATTTCATAGAGTTGTCAAATATGTTCCTCGATATAAGGGGATTAGTACAACAGATATAAAAAATAGGATTATAAAACAATGGCAAAAATCTTCAGATTGTGGCGAAAAATAG
- a CDS encoding glycosyltransferase family 4 protein has translation MTVASYHKPSLIAFAHYSKKNDIGGVTTWLQKFLLHLHSNEIPIIVYLIHGGLDVEESSLLHILREAGISFEIAMQSSYIEEDISSMLAFINRHQPRVFLPQCLESTYHTAGIAGSYGLPWAMAIHSDDPVYWAFAETVAPETNNGLMIGVSDYISKKAIQKELAHQPITIPYGVSMFENAALFSDSPFRVVFCGRVVEEQKRISLVLAAMSQACCLDPRIECWIIGDGDEINRSRDWVNERGLGDRIIFLGRLESSTVQSRLALCQVILLMSDYEGLPVALLEAMAIGVVPIVRSIPSGIPELVKNNESGLLVDDTPEQAANAIVRLLNHPQLWLKCSTTSQSLIAENYSEEISYQRWLNVIFELSDRSTITYPIKIPKRICLPPVHPDLVGRTQGRKPHIFRLFMINLRLSIVSTCFEIGRKVLPKSFWHQLFIKYSNFFSI, from the coding sequence ATGACTGTTGCAAGTTATCATAAGCCCTCCCTAATTGCATTTGCCCACTACAGCAAAAAAAACGACATTGGTGGAGTTACAACTTGGTTACAAAAATTTTTATTGCATTTGCATAGTAATGAGATACCAATTATAGTTTACCTTATACATGGTGGTTTAGATGTCGAGGAATCCTCTCTATTGCATATTTTAAGAGAAGCTGGAATATCCTTTGAAATTGCTATGCAATCATCTTATATAGAAGAAGATATATCTAGTATGTTAGCTTTTATTAATCGCCATCAACCTCGAGTATTCCTGCCTCAATGTCTTGAATCAACATATCATACAGCAGGTATTGCAGGTTCCTATGGATTGCCTTGGGCAATGGCCATTCATTCTGATGATCCAGTTTACTGGGCTTTTGCTGAAACAGTTGCACCAGAAACGAATAATGGTTTGATGATAGGCGTATCAGATTACATAAGTAAAAAAGCTATACAGAAAGAGTTAGCTCATCAACCTATAACCATTCCCTACGGAGTATCCATGTTTGAAAATGCCGCTTTATTTTCTGATTCTCCATTTCGAGTTGTCTTTTGTGGGAGAGTGGTTGAAGAACAAAAAAGAATTTCCTTGGTTTTGGCAGCGATGTCTCAAGCCTGTTGTCTTGATCCACGGATTGAATGTTGGATAATTGGTGATGGCGATGAAATTAATAGATCTCGTGATTGGGTAAATGAGCGTGGATTAGGCGATCGCATTATTTTCTTAGGTCGCTTAGAATCATCGACAGTTCAATCTAGACTTGCTTTATGTCAGGTCATATTATTAATGTCTGATTATGAAGGTTTACCAGTTGCGTTACTTGAAGCGATGGCGATAGGAGTCGTTCCTATAGTTCGGTCAATTCCTAGTGGTATTCCTGAACTGGTTAAAAATAATGAATCTGGACTATTAGTGGATGATACTCCTGAACAGGCTGCCAATGCTATTGTTCGCTTACTCAATCATCCCCAACTTTGGTTGAAATGTTCTACAACATCTCAATCATTAATAGCTGAAAACTATAGTGAAGAAATCAGCTACCAGCGTTGGCTGAATGTAATTTTCGAACTTAGCGATCGCTCTACAATTACTTATCCTATAAAAATCCCCAAAAGAATTTGTTTACCACCAGTACACCCAGACTTAGTAGGACGCACTCAGGGACGAAAACCGCATATATTTAGATTATTTATGATAAATCTAAGACTAAGTATAGTCAGTACTTGTTTTGAGATTGGTAGGAAAGTTTTACCAAAATCATTTTGGCATCAACTATTTATAAAATATAGTAATTTTTTTTCTATTTAA
- a CDS encoding glycosyltransferase: MAIICHEQNIEGIKRIIERQTKKPDNIVLYYSNEYFGDAPPEWKIVQCPNLNDWGHGKCKQAIEEATSDFICFFNADSYYEDNYLLEMMKRAREGFDVVLCDFKHRPDSNVIVAHPIIGGTDRGNVLVCVKEARPVGYNHSIYEADGLLIQDMVKQGASWIRVNKCLYINN, translated from the coding sequence GTGGCTATTATTTGCCATGAACAAAATATAGAGGGTATTAAAAGAATTATAGAACGTCAAACAAAAAAACCTGACAATATTGTTTTGTACTATAGTAACGAATATTTTGGAGATGCCCCCCCTGAATGGAAAATTGTTCAATGTCCGAACTTAAATGATTGGGGACATGGTAAATGTAAACAAGCTATTGAAGAAGCAACGTCTGACTTTATTTGCTTTTTCAACGCAGATAGTTATTACGAGGATAATTACTTGTTAGAAATGATGAAACGAGCAAGAGAAGGCTTTGATGTTGTTCTATGTGATTTTAAACATCGTCCAGATAGTAATGTTATTGTTGCACATCCGATAATTGGTGGTACTGATAGAGGAAATGTACTTGTTTGTGTAAAAGAAGCTCGTCCTGTAGGCTATAACCACTCAATTTATGAAGCTGACGGTTTGTTGATTCAAGATATGGTAAAACAGGGTGCATCTTGGATTCGAGTTAACAAATGTCTTTATATAAACAACTAA
- a CDS encoding DUF1796 family putative cysteine peptidase, translating into MESISLGWNCYPAIKGVQMGIRKRKENGYKTCPFDECISNYNGIILCLEENFEFFCDPRYLEIIEAPFSVGGIIRGEKLLYNNRYRFIFNHESPGHANLYITQKWTGGINHYIKNNYFLFKKRYRDRINNFRSYLSNENMILFLISRYQKNMDILNYTINKKYPKLRYNIKCFTPEFNKKIMEKHYEIMKLSRDEIRDELN; encoded by the coding sequence ATGGAAAGTATCTCATTGGGATGGAATTGTTATCCTGCAATTAAAGGTGTTCAGATGGGAATAAGAAAACGAAAGGAAAACGGATACAAAACGTGTCCTTTTGATGAATGTATAAGTAATTATAATGGCATCATTTTATGTTTGGAAGAAAATTTTGAATTTTTTTGTGACCCCAGATATTTAGAAATAATTGAAGCTCCTTTTTCGGTGGGCGGAATTATAAGGGGTGAAAAACTTTTATATAATAATAGATATAGATTTATTTTTAATCATGAAAGCCCTGGCCACGCTAATTTATACATAACGCAAAAATGGACTGGAGGAATCAACCATTATATCAAGAATAACTACTTTTTGTTTAAAAAACGTTACAGGGATAGAATAAACAATTTTAGAAGTTATCTCAGCAATGAGAACATGATATTATTTTTAATCTCAAGGTATCAAAAAAATATGGATATTCTCAATTATACAATCAACAAAAAATATCCTAAATTACGATACAATATTAAATGTTTTACACCTGAATTTAACAAAAAAATTATGGAAAAACACTATGAAATTATGAAATTGTCTAGGGATGAAATTAGAGATGAGTTAAATTAG
- a CDS encoding TauD/TfdA family dioxygenase, translated as MKTKPLSNYGASVGLEVYNIDWDCQEEIIELGKLCASQCIVFVNQNIPVKKINEVMIRWGDPSIALIHEAIISKQVHGRHWREIFLNVGYPNKEIDENIPKYASIISYKKSKKNRPLGFFQNGELNWHSDQCAFDDGQRIIGLQSLSGSENSQTQFLCTHDAYESLSSQMQSMIKELIVKHKWVDNFMAPGLNSLQNVTLRYGMVPIDGMETRLYSETASGLPGMKIPSHSFDGFVGMSRAESDRIMDEIKKTTYNEKYIYTQNWQDGQIVFMDQEITLHKRPTNIQDGDQRTMARSIFYVNKIFNTQKSQRLTQIRYKGAFHSVDDFVDLVDKDRRRMFEEF; from the coding sequence ATGAAAACAAAACCATTATCAAATTATGGAGCAAGTGTTGGACTTGAAGTATATAATATTGATTGGGATTGTCAAGAAGAAATTATCGAACTGGGTAAATTGTGTGCTTCACAATGTATTGTTTTTGTTAATCAAAATATTCCTGTCAAAAAAATCAATGAAGTTATGATCCGTTGGGGAGATCCCAGTATCGCTCTTATTCATGAAGCAATTATTTCTAAACAAGTTCATGGCAGACACTGGAGAGAGATATTTCTTAACGTCGGTTATCCGAATAAAGAAATCGATGAAAATATCCCTAAATATGCAAGTATTATAAGTTATAAGAAAAGTAAGAAAAATAGACCATTAGGTTTTTTCCAGAATGGTGAGTTAAATTGGCACAGCGATCAATGTGCCTTTGATGATGGTCAAAGAATTATCGGACTTCAAAGTTTAAGTGGAAGTGAAAACAGTCAAACACAGTTTTTGTGTACTCATGATGCCTATGAGTCTTTGAGTTCCCAGATGCAAAGTATGATTAAAGAACTTATTGTGAAACACAAGTGGGTTGACAATTTTATGGCTCCCGGACTCAATTCTCTCCAAAATGTCACTCTCCGTTATGGTATGGTTCCAATTGATGGGATGGAAACTAGACTTTATAGTGAAACAGCTTCTGGTTTACCCGGAATGAAAATCCCTAGTCACAGTTTTGATGGATTTGTAGGGATGTCGAGGGCAGAGAGCGATCGCATCATGGATGAAATCAAAAAAACAACTTATAACGAAAAATACATTTATACCCAGAATTGGCAAGATGGACAAATTGTGTTTATGGATCAAGAAATTACCTTACACAAAAGACCAACCAACATTCAAGATGGAGATCAAAGAACAATGGCTCGATCTATTTTTTATGTAAATAAAATTTTTAACACTCAAAAATCTCAAAGATTAACTCAAATCAGATACAAAGGGGCTTTTCATAGTGTAGATGATTTTGTAGATCTAGTTGACAAAGACAGAAGAAGAATGTTTGAAGAATTTTAA
- a CDS encoding polysaccharide biosynthesis C-terminal domain-containing protein, translating into MLIFSGILSSFFSCMGAIFLTLGKSYLQFFLTLITIILSVTLACFLIKWGIIAVAFAFVFSSYLIFPFALWMLIKLISISLKEYLQQFITPLISSLIMILAILSVKYFLAMYFNTIILLIICTIVASLTYTISILQIKAIFSKQNLYNRQQQE; encoded by the coding sequence ATATTAATTTTTTCAGGAATTTTATCTTCTTTTTTTTCCTGTATGGGAGCAATATTTTTAACTTTAGGAAAATCCTATTTACAATTTTTCCTGACTTTAATAACTATTATCCTCAGTGTTACTCTTGCTTGTTTCCTTATCAAATGGGGAATTATTGCCGTTGCTTTCGCTTTTGTCTTTAGTAGTTACTTAATTTTTCCTTTTGCTTTATGGATGTTAATTAAGTTAATCTCTATTTCTCTAAAAGAATATTTACAGCAATTTATTACTCCTTTAATTAGTTCACTTATCATGATATTGGCTATTTTATCGGTTAAATACTTTTTGGCGATGTATTTCAACACAATAATTTTATTGATTATCTGTACAATAGTCGCTTCATTAACTTATACAATAAGTATTTTACAAATTAAGGCAATATTCTCTAAACAAAATTTATATAATAGGCAACAACAAGAATAA
- a CDS encoding ABC transporter ATP-binding protein has translation MSKAYDIYRTPLNRIISMLCFRPRGTRSFHALSQLDLDIYAGQSIGIIGKNGAGKSTLLQLICGILTPTTGMIKVNGRVAPLLELGAGFSPRFTGRENIFLNAALLGLSKEETMASLQDIIAFADIGSFIDQPVRTYSSGMYVRLAFAIATSIRPDILVIDEAIAVGDGQFARKSFDRIFELKEQGVTLIFCSHSLFQIEALCEEALWLHQGKLQVQGSASSVVTEYETWMNQQSQTDTYSQIYGGDSSIKGQAKLSNIKVCCDGVTGSHLRARNGFSNLEIFLSYQSDPELPPPTVGVTIDAADGRKITSNGSWVDGIVLERDSEGKGSVTLTYSKLPLLKGKYSLSVFLMCERGIHVYDAAEHIGIIIVDQEHILPGLVTIPHQWLSSNNSENS, from the coding sequence GTGAGCAAAGCTTATGATATTTATCGAACGCCTCTCAATCGTATTATCAGTATGCTATGCTTTAGACCTCGTGGAACACGATCTTTTCATGCACTTTCCCAATTAGATCTAGACATATATGCTGGTCAATCTATAGGTATTATCGGCAAAAATGGTGCGGGAAAATCCACTCTTTTACAACTTATTTGTGGCATACTCACCCCAACAACCGGAATGATCAAAGTAAATGGGCGAGTAGCACCTCTTTTAGAACTGGGTGCAGGTTTTAGTCCGAGATTTACTGGGCGAGAAAATATTTTTCTAAATGCCGCTTTATTAGGTCTTTCTAAGGAAGAAACTATGGCTAGTCTTCAAGATATTATCGCCTTTGCAGATATCGGTTCTTTTATTGATCAACCTGTACGCACCTATTCTAGCGGTATGTATGTACGCCTAGCTTTTGCGATCGCAACTAGCATTCGACCTGATATTTTAGTAATTGATGAAGCGATTGCAGTCGGTGATGGTCAATTTGCTCGTAAATCCTTCGATCGCATTTTTGAGCTAAAAGAACAAGGAGTAACATTGATTTTCTGCTCCCATTCTTTATTTCAAATAGAGGCATTATGCGAAGAAGCACTGTGGCTTCACCAAGGAAAATTACAGGTACAAGGATCAGCCTCATCAGTCGTTACCGAATATGAAACTTGGATGAATCAACAATCTCAAACCGATACATATTCACAAATATACGGGGGAGACAGTTCTATAAAAGGACAAGCTAAACTATCTAACATCAAAGTTTGCTGTGATGGTGTTACAGGAAGTCATCTAAGAGCAAGAAATGGTTTTAGCAACTTAGAAATATTTTTATCTTACCAATCAGATCCAGAATTGCCTCCTCCGACAGTTGGTGTAACGATTGATGCCGCTGATGGGAGAAAAATAACAAGTAATGGTAGTTGGGTAGATGGTATTGTGCTTGAGAGGGATTCAGAGGGGAAAGGAAGTGTTACCTTAACTTATTCTAAGTTACCCTTATTAAAAGGGAAATATTCTCTTTCTGTTTTTCTGATGTGTGAACGTGGTATTCATGTCTATGATGCCGCCGAACATATTGGTATAATTATTGTTGACCAAGAGCATATTTTACCCGGATTAGTAACTATTCCTCACCAATGGTTAAGCTCTAATAATTCGGAAAATAGCTGA
- a CDS encoding ABC transporter permease produces MIFKSLDRLIKLWINFIKNRYLPYFIPWSDRWLLQLFVSRQIQIKYRGSVLGLAWSLLTPLFQLGVYTFVFQYALKLKWTENDGNTFNFALFMLTGLAVFSFFAECVIQAPMLILEQPNLVKKVRFPTEILAWALLISTGFSTLILIGFLLLSCLILGATSITPAWFTLPLIWFPLVPLVLGITWGCSAIGVYFRDLRHIIALFVPLLQFLSPIFYTVSVLPERFQRIIYLNPLTLIIEQSRSAIFSGLYPSWEMWINEISACLVIAILGAILHNRLRRGFADVV; encoded by the coding sequence ATGATATTTAAGTCATTAGATCGTTTGATCAAACTCTGGATAAATTTTATAAAGAATCGTTATCTTCCTTATTTTATTCCTTGGAGTGACAGATGGCTGCTCCAACTTTTCGTTTCCAGACAAATACAAATTAAATATCGTGGTTCTGTCTTGGGATTGGCTTGGAGTTTGTTAACCCCATTATTTCAGTTAGGGGTTTATACCTTCGTTTTTCAGTATGCTCTGAAGTTGAAGTGGACTGAAAATGATGGAAACACGTTTAATTTTGCTTTGTTCATGTTAACTGGGTTAGCAGTTTTCTCATTTTTTGCAGAATGCGTAATTCAAGCCCCAATGTTAATTTTAGAACAGCCCAACTTAGTCAAAAAAGTTCGTTTCCCAACGGAAATATTAGCTTGGGCATTATTAATATCAACAGGTTTCTCTACACTCATTTTGATAGGATTCTTGCTTCTTAGTTGTTTGATACTAGGTGCAACAAGTATAACTCCAGCTTGGTTCACTCTTCCTTTGATTTGGTTTCCTTTAGTACCTTTGGTGTTAGGGATAACTTGGGGTTGCTCTGCCATAGGGGTGTATTTTCGAGATTTACGACATATTATTGCTCTTTTTGTGCCATTATTACAGTTTTTAAGCCCCATATTCTACACTGTTTCGGTTCTTCCTGAACGATTCCAAAGGATTATATATCTAAATCCTCTCACCTTAATCATAGAACAAAGTCGATCAGCGATCTTTTCTGGTTTATACCCTAGTTGGGAAATGTGGATAAATGAAATAAGTGCTTGTCTAGTCATTGCGATTCTTGGAGCTATATTGCATAATCGTTTACGCAGAGGTTTTGCAGATGTTGTCTAA
- a CDS encoding ABC transporter permease, producing the protein MNNSENNKTNVSPSIVYNASSQLLPFKSFLKTAQKDVIQVLPFAKRLFIQNVVKRYRYSSLGLFWAFVPSALIAILLTLGQRAGILALTSQNVPPQVYGIFGIVMMQIFLESFNSQRMFLTYNLHLFIRQKIPLEAFILAGFGENMFNLFMRLPVLLAVLIFFDITPKVTIILLPLGFLLLILLGSGMGLLLAPWNALSNDLDSIMQVLPWFLFGITPVFVMPSDGTLLHRIFLYNPLTHIFEAIRWLTYGGEINHPLIFCIVTLMTIFLFFVGWLYCKMCLPYVVERTLN; encoded by the coding sequence ATGAATAATTCTGAAAACAACAAAACAAATGTCTCTCCTTCTATTGTCTATAATGCCAGTAGTCAATTACTTCCCTTCAAGTCTTTTTTGAAAACTGCTCAAAAAGATGTTATTCAAGTACTTCCTTTTGCTAAACGATTATTTATCCAAAATGTAGTTAAACGTTATCGTTATTCTTCTTTAGGGCTATTTTGGGCTTTTGTTCCCTCAGCTTTAATTGCTATTTTATTAACTTTAGGTCAAAGAGCAGGTATCTTAGCATTAACAAGCCAAAATGTACCCCCTCAAGTCTATGGTATTTTTGGCATTGTTATGATGCAAATATTTTTGGAAAGTTTTAATAGCCAAAGAATGTTTTTAACTTATAATCTTCACTTGTTCATACGTCAAAAAATTCCCCTTGAAGCTTTTATCCTAGCAGGTTTTGGCGAAAATATGTTTAACTTATTTATGCGCTTACCCGTTCTTCTAGCCGTCTTAATATTTTTTGATATTACACCAAAGGTAACTATTATTCTTCTGCCTCTTGGTTTTTTATTGTTGATTCTTCTTGGTTCTGGTATGGGATTATTATTAGCTCCTTGGAATGCTCTTAGTAACGATCTCGATAGTATAATGCAAGTTTTACCTTGGTTTTTGTTTGGTATCACTCCAGTATTTGTCATGCCGTCTGATGGAACTTTATTACATCGCATTTTTTTGTATAATCCTCTCACCCATATATTTGAGGCAATTCGCTGGTTAACTTATGGAGGAGAGATAAATCATCCCTTAATTTTTTGTATTGTAACTTTGATGACCATATTCTTGTTTTTCGTTGGTTGGTTATATTGCAAAATGTGTTTACCTTATGTAGTTGAACGAACCTTAAATTAA
- a CDS encoding radical SAM protein: MSQHQTAKKSKLQSYLDSRPDLKYKYTKVRDKASNIVISGYDITKRCNLRCEGCFFFEGELSTKYEEIKNIEEYKVFFANEVKRGITYPHFAGAEPGLVQDRLLVANQFWDRGLIYTNGTFKFDPAITFMKHISVWGNFETDEYLRGAAVFKKALQNAQGDNKSIFMYTINKKNIDNINEVVKICKDHGVKISFNHYSPSRQYENKIELNEKTQEYSTFRLSTKDDNLMLTQDDLKRIRDILEERIDQDPQTVIYSKYYNEYVNSGKTLWNFDKATDIAKDCIILNKPYHRQHHTDFSYDDNECCIANTDCRECRHYVSVYTKLMDGIRPALKSLESFESWLDIYYTWCKLHFVDWES; the protein is encoded by the coding sequence ATGTCACAACATCAAACAGCAAAAAAAAGTAAATTACAATCCTATCTTGATTCACGTCCAGATCTAAAATATAAATATACTAAGGTAAGGGATAAAGCCAGTAATATAGTAATCTCAGGATATGATATTACAAAGCGGTGTAATCTTCGTTGTGAAGGATGTTTTTTCTTTGAGGGTGAATTATCAACTAAATACGAAGAAATCAAGAATATTGAAGAATATAAAGTTTTTTTTGCTAATGAGGTGAAACGTGGAATTACTTATCCTCACTTTGCTGGTGCGGAACCCGGATTAGTACAAGATAGGTTATTAGTTGCAAACCAGTTTTGGGATAGAGGATTAATTTACACCAATGGCACATTCAAATTTGATCCTGCCATCACTTTTATGAAACATATTTCTGTTTGGGGAAATTTTGAAACCGATGAATATCTGAGAGGGGCAGCAGTTTTCAAAAAAGCATTACAAAATGCACAAGGAGACAACAAGTCAATATTTATGTACACCATCAATAAAAAAAACATTGATAACATAAACGAGGTAGTAAAAATTTGTAAGGATCATGGGGTTAAAATTTCCTTTAATCACTATAGTCCTTCTCGTCAATATGAAAACAAAATTGAATTGAATGAGAAAACCCAAGAATATAGCACATTTCGTCTATCCACAAAGGACGATAATCTAATGCTAACCCAAGATGATTTAAAAAGAATTCGTGACATCTTAGAGGAAAGAATAGATCAAGATCCTCAAACCGTAATTTATTCCAAATACTATAACGAATATGTCAATAGTGGTAAAACGTTATGGAATTTCGACAAAGCTACAGACATCGCTAAAGATTGCATAATTTTGAACAAGCCATATCATCGACAACATCATACAGACTTTTCCTATGATGATAACGAATGTTGTATTGCTAACACAGACTGCCGAGAGTGTAGACACTATGTATCAGTATATACTAAACTAATGGATGGCATTAGACCTGCATTAAAATCTCTTGAATCTTTTGAAAGTTGGTTGGATATTTATTACACATGGTGTAAACTACACTTTGTTGATTGGGAGTCTTAA